The Poseidonibacter lekithochrous region TAAAATGTTGCTTGAGGAGTTTCTACTCCTAAGATTTCTTTTGCTAATTGGAAATTCTTTTTATATACAGATCTGAAATAATCAACATGTTCTTGATCATTCCATGCAGCTGCTGCTGTTACTTGTAAAGGAACAGGTGAAGCACAACCTACATAAGTTCTATATTTCATATAATCTTTTAATATTTTAGAATCCCCAGCTACAAATCCAGATCTAAGTCCAGGAGCTGAACTTCTTTTTGAAATAGAGTTCATAACTAATACATTTTTAAATTCAGGATTTCCTGCATCAATACTAGCTTCTAATAATGAAGCTGGTTTATCATTTTCATCAAAATAGATTTCTGAATAACACTCGTCATTGATTAAAATAAAATCAAATTCTAATGCTTTTTTAACCCATACAGATAATTCATCTTTTGTCATTTCAGCAGATGTAGGATTATTTGGGAAGTTTAAAATTACTAAATCACATTTTTTTAATTCTTCATCACTTAAAACAGCTTTGAAGTTATTCTCTTTTGTAAGATTAATATATATAACTTCAGCTCTACTAGCAATTGCTGCACCTTCATAGATTTGGTAAAAAGGGTTAGTAAATG contains the following coding sequences:
- a CDS encoding succinyldiaminopimelate transaminase, whose translation is MNFEKYPFEKLAELLADIVPNEEYALSALTIGEPKFETPEFIQNTLKESTSTLQKYPASAGLPELKKAMINFVDTRFNVSLQMDQIIPTFGTREALFNFPQFALFDKKDPTIAFTNPFYQIYEGAAIASRAEVIYINLTKENNFKAVLSDEELKKCDLVILNFPNNPTSAEMTKDELSVWVKKALEFDFILINDECYSEIYFDENDKPASLLEASIDAGNPEFKNVLVMNSISKRSSAPGLRSGFVAGDSKILKDYMKYRTYVGCASPVPLQVTAAAAWNDQEHVDYFRSVYKKNFQLAKEILGVETPQATFYIWLEVEDELEFTRELYRQKHVKVLPGSFLGRDEQGKGYVRIALVENEEKTKEVLTRLKDFIDG